The Thamnophis elegans isolate rThaEle1 chromosome Z, rThaEle1.pri, whole genome shotgun sequence genome contains a region encoding:
- the LOC116522785 gene encoding vomeronasal type-2 receptor 26-like, translating to MFPDETHQFKGILHLLLHFGWIWVGLISLYEEDKERFIEKRLPIFSERGICFDFIENIPQVMYGNEAAEMVEEADKLYKVIMGSAAIAVVVNAEITSVVTLRVIIYGLDSDDILKERKTKVWIMTAQVEFTSILMQRKLPLGFLHGALSFAIHSKELTGFQQFLQKRNPNFDKEDGFIRDFWKDAFECSFSSDITDGNSNRICTGEEKLETLSQSVFEMSMTGHSYSIYNAVYAVAHALTAMCASKNGRIIDENRWNLFFQSSWQVHRFLQKVSFNNSAGEDISFGPNGELVTGFDILNWVTFPNMSFLRVQIGKIDPMAPPDKLLTISAKDAVWPLIFNQTLPLSLCNEKCPVGHSKIKVEGKLSCCYDCRRCPEGKIADQMDSDYCFPCPEDQYPNKNQDCCLQKNITYLTYQEPLGISLVAIAVSLSLMSALILGIFIKHWDTPIVKANNRNLTYTLLIALLLSFLCTFLFIGQPNQVKCLLRQTAFGIIFSLALSCILGKTTIVVLAFMATKPGSKMKKWVGKRMALSIVLPCCLMQFTICAVWLAIFPPFSDSDMHSMAKEILLQCNEGSTTMFYAVLGFMGFLTAVSFMVAFLARNLPDSFNEAKFITFSMLVFCSVWLTFVPTYLSTKGKYMVAVEIFSILASAAGLLLCIFPPKCYIIILRPDLNKKKQLKKR from the exons ATGTTCCCAGATGAGACGCACCAGTTTAAAGGAATACTACATTTACTGTTGCATTTTGGATGGATCTGGGTTGGGTTGATTTCTCTGTACGAGGAGGACAAAGAGAGATTCATTGAAAAGAGGCTTCCTATATTTTCAGAGAGAGGAATCTGCTTTGACTTTATAGAAAATATCCCCCAAGTAATGTATGGTAATGAAGCTGCTGAGATGGTGGAGGAGGCGGATAAATTATACAAAGTCATCATGGGGAGCGCAGCCATTGCAGTGGTCGTGAATGCTGAAATTACATCTGTGGTGACTTTGAGAGTTATTATCTATGGTTTAGATTCTGATGATAttctgaaagagagaaaaaccaAAGTGTGGATTATGACAGCCCAAGTGGAGTTCACCTCCATTCTTATGCaaagaaagttgcctcttggttTTCTCCATGGTGCACTTTCCTTTGCAATTCACTCAAAAGAGCTAACAGGATTCCAGCAATTTTTGCAGAAGAGAAACCCAAACTTTGACAAAGAAGATGGTTTCATTAGGGATTTCtggaaagatgcatttgaatGCTCCTTCTCCAGTGATATTACAGATGGGAATTCTAACAGGATCTGCACTGGAGAGGAGAAGCTGGAGACTCTTTCTCAATCTGTGTTTGAAATGAGCATGACAGGCCACAGCTACAGCATCTATAATGCagtctatgctgtggcacatgctttgACAGCCATGTGTGCCTCCAAAAATGGTAGAATAATTGATGAGAACAGATGGAATCTTTTCTTTCAATCATCATGGcag GTCCATCGTTTTTTGCAGAAAGTCTCCTTTAACAACAGTGCTGGGGAAGATATTTCTTTTGGCCCCAATGGGGAATTAGTAACTGGATTTGATATTCTAAATTGGGTGACATTCCCAAACATGTCCTTTCTGAGAGTTCAAATTGGAAAGATTGACCCCATGGCTCCCCCAGATAAGCTCCTCACCATTTCTGCCAAGGATGCTGTTTGGCCACTCATATTTAACCAG ACattgcctctttctctctgtaatGAGAAATGTCCTGTTGGTCATAGCAAGATAAAAGTGGAAGGGAAGTTATCTTGCTGCTACGACTGTCGACGGTGTCCAGAAGGGAAGATAGCTGACCAAATGG actCAGACTATTGTTTCCCATGCccagaagatcaatatccaaacAAAAATCAGGATTGTTGTCTTCAAAAAAACATAACTTACTTGACTTATCAAGAGCCTTTGGGGATTTCTTTGGTAGCCATAGCCGTCTCCTTATCTTTAATGTCAGCTTTAATACTAGGGATCTTCATTAAACACTGGGACACCcctattgtcaaagccaacaacaggaaCCTCACCTATACTCTTCTCATTGCTCTCCTGCTCTCTTTCCTTTGCACTTTTCTCTTCATTGGGCAACCTAACCAAGTAAAATGTCTTTTGCGACAAACAGCTTTTGGCATAATTTTCTCTCTGGCTCTCTCTTGTATATTGGGTAAAACAACCATTGTTGTTCTTGCTTTCATGGCTACTAAGCCAGgctcaaaaatgaagaaatgggtggggaaaaggatGGCTCTTTCTATTGTCCTACCATGCTGCCTGATGCAATTCACCATTTGTGCAGTGTGGTTAgcaatttttccccctttctccgaTTCTGACATGCACTCCATGGCTAAAGAAATTCTCCTGCAATGTAATGAGGGTTCAACCACAATGTTTTATGCTGTCCTTGGCTTCATGGGGTTCTTGACTGCTGTCAGTTTCATGGTGGCCTTCCTAGCTAGGAATTTacctgacagtttcaatgaagccaaattcatcaccttcagcatgttggtcttttgtagTGTCTGGCTAACGTTTGTTCCTACCTATTTGAGCACCAAGGGaaaatatatggtggctgtggagatcttctccattttggcttcagcAGCTGGATTATTGCTCtgcatatttccccccaaatgcTATATCATTATACTGAGACCTGATCTCAATAAGAAAAAGCAACTAAAAAAGAGATAA